One Nitrospira sp. DNA window includes the following coding sequences:
- a CDS encoding DNA-processing protein DprA: protein MANDRSLRPWFMLRAISGVGDAVLLKLVQSFRTPDAVFAATQAELEGVGCRPPLVEAIRRGPDPAAIRQLDDELAQLERRQVTVLTYFDERYPAILRTIPDPPPLLYLQGTLLETDRHAVAVVGTRKVSAAGRIFAEELARDLAAMGFTIVSGLARGVDAAAHRGALAGNGRTLAVMGCGLDRTYPSDHRHLRSAIERQGAVLSELPLGSAPHSYHFPRRNRIISGLALGVVVTEATIESGSLITARLAAEQGREVFAVPGFVKAEYSRGPNSLIKDGARLVESAQDVLDELFPQLDADFRGRLATRSHADGQAGVHLGKEERLVYDALTDVPRPVDEVIQCSGLAASHVAAILLSLELKNCIRQLPGNEYVRLMRGTH from the coding sequence ATGGCCAACGATCGATCGCTCAGGCCCTGGTTCATGCTGCGCGCCATCTCCGGTGTGGGGGATGCCGTTCTGCTCAAACTCGTGCAGTCGTTCCGTACGCCGGACGCCGTGTTTGCTGCGACGCAGGCGGAATTGGAAGGAGTCGGATGTCGACCGCCCTTGGTCGAGGCCATTCGGCGCGGGCCTGATCCCGCTGCGATCCGGCAACTCGATGATGAATTGGCGCAATTGGAACGTCGGCAGGTGACGGTGTTGACCTATTTCGACGAGCGATACCCTGCGATCCTGCGAACGATCCCCGATCCGCCTCCTCTCTTGTATCTGCAGGGCACGTTGCTGGAGACCGATCGCCACGCTGTGGCTGTCGTGGGCACCAGGAAAGTCAGTGCAGCGGGACGGATCTTTGCGGAGGAGTTGGCCCGCGACCTGGCGGCGATGGGATTCACGATCGTCAGCGGTTTGGCCCGCGGGGTCGATGCGGCGGCGCATCGCGGCGCACTCGCGGGGAACGGGCGGACGCTCGCGGTGATGGGGTGCGGGCTGGACCGCACCTATCCGTCGGATCATCGCCACCTTCGCAGCGCGATTGAACGGCAAGGGGCCGTGCTCTCCGAACTGCCGCTGGGTTCGGCACCGCACAGCTATCATTTCCCTCGACGGAATCGCATCATCAGCGGATTGGCCTTGGGAGTCGTCGTCACGGAGGCCACCATCGAAAGCGGGTCACTCATCACGGCACGATTGGCGGCCGAGCAGGGGAGAGAGGTGTTCGCGGTGCCCGGATTCGTGAAGGCCGAATACAGTCGCGGACCGAACAGTTTGATCAAGGACGGCGCCAGACTGGTGGAATCCGCGCAGGATGTGCTCGACGAACTGTTCCCGCAACTCGACGCGGATTTCCGCGGGCGGCTTGCAACTCGATCGCACGCCGATGGGCAAGCAGGTGTTCATTTGGGAAAAGAGGAGAGGCTGGTGTATGATGCCCTCACCGACGTGCCGCGGCCGGTGGATGAGGTGATTCAATGCAGCGGGCTCGCGGCTTCTCATGTGGCGGCGATTCTGCTCTCTCTGGAATTGAAGAATTGTATTCGTCAGTTGCCGGGCAATGAGTATGTGCGTCTCATGCGCGGGACGCATTGA
- a CDS encoding Ribonuclease G — translation MGVEIAISIAREETRVAVLDNGVVTDLYGDRAKDQDFVGNIYKGRVAKVLPGMQAAFIDIGLEKAAFMHVSDLSMDVEPGDTLVEGDDDDNKDSEVPKPKRQSSKPIEELLSEGQEVMVQISKGPIGTKGSRVTTYVSLPGRYLVFMPTVEHIGVSRRIPRDEERARLKEIMKRARRPGFGYIVRTVSEGVKEEELRSDVEFLHVLWQDVLTKRDQQPAPSLLHSDLSLSFRVVRDLFGRRVDRLWIDNREEYNAIKNFVQRFSPEQTSRIHFYDKEESLFDYLGVEQEITRAMSRKVWLKSGGYLVIDHTEAMTVIDVNTGRFVGKRDQEETILRNNLEAAREIAYQVKLRGIGGIIIVDFIDMEREKNRDKVYHALVDAMSSDKARTRISRVSDLGLIEISRERVREDLLRSLSEPCHYCDGRGYTKSPMTVAYEIFREVRRLGHEVEQQRVVVGAHPAVAQLLQEQEQSGIDELERRYGAKILVTSDDRLHLEQFDLVVM, via the coding sequence ATGGGTGTGGAGATAGCGATCAGTATCGCGCGGGAAGAAACCCGCGTGGCGGTGCTCGATAATGGGGTCGTGACGGACCTCTATGGCGACCGCGCCAAGGATCAAGATTTTGTCGGGAACATTTACAAGGGGCGTGTGGCCAAGGTGCTGCCGGGCATGCAGGCCGCGTTCATCGATATCGGGCTGGAGAAGGCGGCATTCATGCACGTGTCCGATCTCTCGATGGATGTGGAGCCCGGAGATACCCTCGTGGAGGGTGACGACGACGACAACAAAGACTCGGAGGTTCCTAAGCCCAAGCGGCAAAGCTCGAAACCGATTGAAGAGTTGCTGTCCGAAGGACAGGAAGTCATGGTGCAAATCTCCAAAGGCCCGATCGGCACCAAAGGATCGCGGGTGACCACCTATGTGTCATTGCCGGGTCGGTACTTGGTGTTCATGCCGACCGTCGAGCACATCGGTGTGTCCCGCCGTATCCCGCGGGATGAAGAGCGGGCCCGGTTGAAAGAGATCATGAAGCGGGCGCGCAGGCCTGGGTTCGGCTACATCGTCCGGACCGTCAGTGAAGGGGTGAAGGAAGAGGAACTGCGGTCCGATGTCGAGTTTCTTCATGTCTTGTGGCAGGACGTACTGACGAAGCGGGATCAGCAGCCGGCGCCCAGCCTGTTGCACAGCGACCTGAGTCTGAGTTTCCGCGTGGTGCGGGACCTGTTCGGCCGACGGGTCGATCGACTCTGGATCGATAACCGCGAGGAGTACAACGCGATCAAGAATTTCGTCCAGCGGTTTTCGCCGGAGCAAACCTCCCGGATCCATTTTTACGACAAGGAGGAAAGTCTCTTCGACTACCTGGGCGTGGAGCAGGAAATCACCCGCGCTATGAGCCGGAAGGTCTGGCTCAAGTCCGGCGGGTATCTCGTGATCGATCACACCGAGGCGATGACGGTGATCGACGTCAATACGGGCCGCTTCGTCGGCAAGCGCGATCAGGAAGAGACCATCTTACGGAACAATCTGGAAGCAGCGCGGGAGATCGCCTATCAGGTCAAGCTGCGGGGGATCGGCGGCATCATCATCGTGGACTTCATCGACATGGAGCGGGAGAAGAATCGCGATAAGGTCTATCACGCGTTGGTGGACGCCATGTCTTCTGATAAGGCCCGCACCAGGATTTCGAGGGTGTCGGATCTCGGCTTGATCGAAATTTCCCGGGAGCGTGTGCGCGAGGACCTGTTACGGTCGCTGTCCGAGCCCTGCCACTATTGCGATGGACGCGGGTATACCAAATCCCCGATGACGGTGGCCTATGAAATTTTCCGGGAAGTGCGGCGGCTCGGCCATGAAGTCGAACAACAGCGGGTTGTGGTGGGGGCGCATCCGGCCGTCGCGCAACTTCTTCAAGAGCAGGAGCAATCCGGAATCGATGAACTCGAGCGGCGGTACGGTGCCAAGATTCTGGTCACCTCGGACGATCGGTTACATCTGGAACAATTCGATTTAGTGGTGATGTAG
- a CDS encoding Rod shape-determining protein MreD → MKFLLYVLLALVVVPLQTTLLHYVDIFGVRPDLGLVAACLVGFLGGELDGLILGLLLGYSQDMLSAGDLWVNVVTKGGAGFLAGLAGRHMAHITPAVLTVGLAIISCLSSGVFLYSMSPASLEEIWMGVRSTVLLQAAFDAAIGAGLYMVFRRRWSDDRMVTEGAL, encoded by the coding sequence ATGAAGTTTCTGTTGTATGTCCTGCTGGCGCTTGTGGTGGTGCCCCTCCAAACGACGCTGTTGCACTACGTCGACATCTTCGGCGTCCGTCCCGATCTTGGCTTGGTGGCGGCGTGCCTCGTGGGGTTTCTCGGGGGAGAGCTCGATGGGCTCATCCTCGGGCTGCTGTTGGGCTATTCGCAAGATATGCTGTCCGCCGGGGATCTCTGGGTCAATGTGGTGACGAAGGGAGGGGCCGGGTTTCTCGCCGGTCTGGCCGGACGCCATATGGCCCATATCACTCCGGCCGTGCTGACCGTCGGCTTGGCGATCATCTCCTGCCTGTCGAGCGGAGTATTCCTCTATTCCATGAGTCCGGCAAGCCTTGAGGAGATTTGGATGGGGGTGCGCTCGACCGTCCTGCTGCAGGCTGCGTTCGATGCCGCCATCGGAGCCGGCCTGTACATGGTATTTCGCCGGCGGTGGTCGGATGATCGAATGGTGACGGAGGGAGCGCTCTAA
- a CDS encoding Peptidyl-prolyl cis-trans isomerase PpiD translates to MIKLLREAAHDYPWFLKTIMGLLALAFIITMGWWGFGEQTGNVVASVGDQTIPLDEFRRAYENTYRFYKDKGQNDIKDEFLKQFVLEQLIDNRMWLHVAKEMGLTVSDEDLRKAIMQRTEFQRNGSFDPEAYRRLLAANRLTPASFEAMEAKDILTNKARLVIMDAVALTPSEYTEAQALVTREGEKDPAKAEAAKERIFQSFLFQKQQRALMAYSESMKSRIPIKVHKELM, encoded by the coding sequence ATGATCAAACTGTTACGCGAAGCAGCGCACGACTATCCCTGGTTCCTCAAGACCATCATGGGCCTGCTCGCCCTTGCCTTCATCATCACCATGGGGTGGTGGGGATTCGGCGAGCAGACCGGCAACGTCGTCGCATCCGTCGGCGACCAGACGATCCCGCTGGATGAGTTTCGCCGCGCCTACGAGAATACGTATCGCTTCTACAAGGACAAGGGGCAGAACGACATCAAGGATGAATTCCTCAAGCAATTCGTGCTGGAGCAACTCATCGACAACCGCATGTGGCTGCACGTCGCGAAGGAAATGGGGCTCACCGTCTCCGACGAGGACTTGCGGAAGGCGATCATGCAGCGAACGGAGTTTCAGCGGAACGGCAGTTTCGACCCCGAGGCCTATCGCCGGCTGCTCGCGGCGAATCGTTTGACGCCCGCGTCCTTCGAAGCCATGGAAGCCAAGGATATCCTCACCAACAAGGCGCGATTGGTCATCATGGATGCGGTCGCCCTCACGCCGTCCGAATATACGGAGGCGCAGGCCCTCGTCACACGCGAAGGGGAAAAGGATCCCGCCAAGGCTGAGGCCGCGAAGGAACGGATTTTCCAGAGCTTCCTCTTTCAGAAGCAGCAACGGGCCCTCATGGCCTATAGTGAATCGATGAAGAGCAGGATCCCCATCAAGGTTCACAAGGAGCTCATGTAG
- a CDS encoding Rod shape-determining protein RodA: protein MIDRVIDSRGLDSFDLRFIGLIAVILSVGVLSIYSVTHSQDTAFPFYLKQLVWILLGTAAFLVMYLSDYHKIARLAYPTYAVILILLAVVLVMGKSSRGAQRWIPIGPFAFQPSEFAKLVLVLVLANYYSRVPRVGWLQRVVLPGLIVLPGLLLILKQPDLGSGLSFLAVYAAMLLMVGVRSKALGIILLLSVMLFPFVWEMVWASLHDYQRQRVMAFVDPDYDPGGKGYHALQSKIAIGSGELSGKGLYGGTQSQLKFLPEGHTDFVFAVYAEEWGFVGVLVLLALFIALIWVSLEIAARAKDTLGALLAAGIVAMLCFCVVVNIGMTAGMFPIVGIPLPLVSYGGSATIMTMASLGLLLNVKRRRLTLFY, encoded by the coding sequence ATGATCGACCGCGTGATCGACAGCCGGGGGTTGGATAGTTTCGATCTCCGTTTCATCGGGTTGATCGCCGTCATCCTGTCGGTCGGGGTGCTGTCGATCTACAGTGTCACCCACTCTCAGGACACGGCCTTTCCCTTTTATCTCAAGCAGCTCGTCTGGATTCTCTTGGGCACGGCGGCGTTCCTGGTGATGTACCTCTCGGACTATCACAAGATCGCCCGGCTGGCCTATCCGACCTATGCGGTGATCCTGATCCTGCTGGCGGTCGTCCTGGTCATGGGCAAGTCCAGTCGCGGGGCACAGCGATGGATCCCGATCGGGCCCTTTGCTTTCCAGCCTTCCGAATTTGCCAAGCTGGTGCTGGTGTTGGTGTTGGCGAATTATTATTCCAGGGTGCCCCGCGTGGGATGGCTGCAGCGGGTGGTGTTGCCGGGGCTGATCGTGCTGCCCGGATTGCTGCTCATCCTCAAACAACCGGACCTGGGCAGCGGGTTGAGTTTTCTGGCGGTCTACGCAGCCATGTTGCTCATGGTCGGCGTGCGGTCGAAGGCCTTGGGGATCATCCTGCTGCTCTCCGTCATGCTGTTCCCGTTCGTGTGGGAGATGGTTTGGGCCTCGCTGCATGACTATCAACGGCAACGCGTCATGGCCTTCGTCGATCCGGACTACGATCCGGGTGGAAAGGGGTATCACGCGTTGCAATCCAAGATCGCCATCGGCTCGGGCGAGTTGTCCGGAAAGGGCCTCTATGGCGGCACGCAAAGCCAGCTGAAGTTTTTGCCGGAAGGCCACACCGACTTTGTGTTCGCCGTCTATGCCGAGGAGTGGGGATTTGTCGGGGTGCTGGTGTTGCTGGCCCTCTTTATTGCGTTGATATGGGTTTCACTGGAAATTGCCGCGCGTGCGAAAGATACGTTAGGCGCGTTGCTCGCGGCAGGCATTGTGGCAATGTTGTGTTTTTGCGTGGTGGTCAACATCGGGATGACCGCGGGGATGTTTCCCATCGTCGGAATCCCGCTTCCGTTAGTCAGTTACGGAGGCAGTGCGACCATCATGACCATGGCTTCGTTAGGGCTGTTGTTGAACGTCAAGCGACGTCGGTTGACCCTGTTCTACTAA
- a CDS encoding Rod shape-determining protein MreB has product MSFMSDMFGWFSNDLAIDLGTATTLVYVQGKGIVLNEPSVVAVEKKTERVMAVGADAKRMLGRTPGNIVAVRPMKEGVIADFEKAEAMLSHFIQKAHNRTAFVRPRIIIGVPSRITQVEQRAVRDSAELAGAREVYLIEEPVAAAIGAGLPITEPSGNMVVDIGGGTTDIAVISLGGIVYSESVKVAGDRMDDAIMNYIKKKYNLLIGEHMAERIKFEIGSAYPFEERKTMMIKGRDLISGIPRTLVVDDAEVREALQEPIGTIVNAIKVALENTPPELAGDIIDRGIVLTGGGSLLKGMDTRFREETNLPIITVDDPLTSVVLGVGKILDELDLLRKVSVMSQCSTAR; this is encoded by the coding sequence GTGAGCTTCATGAGTGACATGTTCGGGTGGTTCTCCAACGATCTGGCGATCGATCTGGGGACGGCAACGACTCTCGTATACGTTCAAGGAAAGGGGATCGTCCTGAATGAGCCCTCCGTCGTCGCGGTTGAAAAAAAGACCGAACGCGTGATGGCGGTTGGTGCGGATGCGAAACGCATGTTGGGCCGTACGCCGGGCAATATCGTCGCGGTGCGTCCGATGAAGGAGGGCGTCATCGCCGACTTCGAAAAGGCCGAAGCGATGTTGAGCCACTTCATTCAGAAGGCGCACAACCGAACGGCGTTCGTGAGGCCGCGCATCATCATCGGGGTGCCGTCGCGGATTACCCAAGTCGAGCAGCGTGCCGTCCGTGATTCCGCCGAACTGGCGGGCGCCCGTGAGGTGTACCTGATCGAAGAGCCGGTGGCGGCCGCCATCGGGGCTGGCCTGCCGATCACCGAGCCGTCGGGCAACATGGTCGTGGACATCGGCGGCGGCACGACGGACATCGCGGTCATCTCGCTCGGCGGCATCGTGTACAGCGAGTCGGTCAAGGTGGCGGGCGATCGGATGGACGACGCCATCATGAACTACATCAAGAAGAAATATAATCTCCTCATCGGGGAGCACATGGCGGAGCGCATCAAGTTCGAGATCGGCTCGGCCTATCCCTTCGAGGAACGCAAAACCATGATGATCAAAGGGCGCGACCTGATCTCCGGCATCCCTCGAACCCTCGTGGTGGATGACGCCGAAGTCAGGGAAGCGCTGCAGGAACCCATCGGAACGATCGTGAATGCCATCAAGGTGGCGTTGGAAAACACACCGCCTGAATTGGCCGGAGACATCATTGATCGCGGTATCGTGCTCACTGGCGGCGGATCCTTGCTCAAGGGAATGGACACTCGGTTCCGTGAAGAAACGAATCTTCCGATCATTACGGTCGATGATCCGCTGACCTCCGTGGTACTGGGGGTCGGGAAGATTCTCGACGAGTTGGACCTTCTTCGCAAGGTGTCCGTCATGTCGCAGTGCAGTACCGCACGATGA
- a CDS encoding Peptidoglycan D,D-transpeptidase MrdA: MASAGFNDSDLLDLQRRLVILRVGLLLVVALLALRLWHLQIREGPYYRDLSENNRTRSVVLEPARGLIFDRNGVLLANNVPSFTLYVTLEDVKDRQALVAQLASLLNLDPDVIQKKLSIGKGSKLQPRKIKDRLTLREATLIESHRLDLPGVMIQVESQRNYPGGAVAAHLLGYVGEVSADQLEKAEFADLHQGSIVGQYGVEKTFDRQVRGRAGQKSVEVDALGHEKRAVVAERPVAGDDLYLTIDIRLQKIAEDLLGEESGAIVALDPTTGDILAMASRPGFDPNVLSKELTNKQWVEIVQNEGRPLNNRAMQGQYPPGSTFKVVMAAAALESNTVTPSTTVRCNGGYQFGNRLFRDWKAGGHGSVDMNEALIHSCDVYFYTVGQRMGIDTIAEYAKQFGLGQETGIELPSERVGIVPSTAWKQKARNQPWYPGETISAAIGQGYVTVTPLQMASVIGTVANDGVAVRPRLVQAVMNRAAGERAEFPPTIRGKVAVRPATLALIKSALADVVTKGTATRAKSPLVTIAGKTGTAQTAALRTGPEKDIPKKFRDHAWFVAFAPVEAPRIAVAVLAEHMGHGGSAAAPLAKDIIEAYVKAYPQVVGGAPAGNRTKVPVPAVEARPRT; encoded by the coding sequence ATGGCATCCGCCGGATTCAACGATTCCGATCTCCTTGATCTCCAGCGGCGGCTGGTCATCCTGCGTGTGGGCCTCTTGCTGGTGGTGGCGTTGCTCGCCCTGCGACTGTGGCATCTGCAGATTCGAGAAGGACCGTACTATCGGGATCTCTCGGAAAACAACCGCACCCGCTCGGTGGTGCTCGAACCGGCCCGCGGCCTCATTTTCGACCGCAACGGCGTCTTGCTGGCGAACAACGTACCGAGTTTTACCCTGTACGTGACGCTGGAAGACGTGAAGGACCGCCAGGCACTGGTCGCGCAGTTGGCCTCCCTGCTCAATTTGGACCCGGATGTCATTCAGAAGAAATTGTCGATCGGAAAGGGGAGCAAGCTGCAGCCCCGCAAAATCAAGGACCGGCTGACGTTGCGGGAGGCGACCCTGATCGAGTCCCATCGGTTGGATTTGCCCGGCGTGATGATTCAGGTGGAATCGCAACGGAACTATCCCGGCGGCGCGGTGGCCGCACACCTGTTGGGGTACGTCGGCGAAGTGTCGGCGGATCAGCTCGAGAAGGCGGAATTTGCGGATCTCCATCAAGGCAGCATCGTGGGGCAGTATGGGGTGGAAAAAACGTTCGACCGCCAGGTGCGGGGACGTGCGGGACAGAAGAGCGTCGAAGTTGATGCGCTCGGCCACGAAAAACGCGCCGTGGTTGCGGAGAGGCCGGTGGCGGGCGACGATCTCTATCTCACCATCGACATCCGCCTGCAAAAGATCGCCGAGGATCTCTTGGGCGAGGAATCCGGCGCGATCGTGGCCTTGGATCCCACCACCGGCGATATTCTGGCGATGGCCAGCCGCCCGGGGTTCGATCCGAACGTCTTGTCGAAAGAATTGACCAACAAACAGTGGGTTGAAATCGTCCAGAACGAGGGGCGTCCGCTGAACAACCGCGCGATGCAAGGTCAGTATCCTCCGGGCTCGACCTTCAAAGTCGTCATGGCTGCTGCGGCCCTTGAATCCAACACGGTGACACCCTCGACGACGGTCCGGTGCAACGGCGGGTATCAATTCGGCAATCGTTTGTTCCGCGATTGGAAGGCGGGCGGACATGGATCGGTCGATATGAACGAGGCGTTGATCCACTCTTGCGACGTCTATTTTTATACGGTCGGCCAGCGGATGGGGATCGACACGATTGCAGAGTATGCGAAACAGTTCGGCCTCGGGCAGGAGACCGGGATCGAACTGCCGTCGGAGCGTGTCGGGATCGTGCCGTCCACAGCTTGGAAGCAGAAGGCCAGAAATCAGCCGTGGTATCCCGGCGAAACCATTTCGGCCGCGATCGGTCAAGGGTATGTCACCGTGACGCCCTTGCAGATGGCGAGCGTGATCGGGACGGTGGCGAACGACGGAGTGGCGGTGCGGCCGCGCTTGGTGCAGGCCGTGATGAACCGCGCGGCCGGAGAGCGTGCCGAATTCCCCCCCACGATTCGCGGAAAAGTGGCGGTCAGGCCCGCGACGCTCGCCTTGATCAAATCGGCGCTGGCCGACGTGGTGACGAAGGGCACTGCGACGAGGGCCAAATCGCCCTTGGTCACGATTGCGGGAAAAACCGGGACGGCTCAGACGGCGGCCCTGCGCACCGGTCCGGAGAAAGATATCCCGAAGAAGTTCCGGGACCATGCGTGGTTCGTCGCCTTTGCCCCGGTGGAGGCGCCGCGCATCGCGGTGGCCGTCTTGGCCGAGCACATGGGGCATGGGGGATCGGCTGCCGCGCCCTTGGCGAAGGACATCATCGAGGCCTATGTGAAAGCCTATCCCCAGGTGGTCGGCGGAGCGCCTGCCGGCAATCGAACGAAGGTGCCTGTCCCTGCAGTCGAGGCGCGGCCGAGGACATAA
- a CDS encoding Rod shape-determining protein MreC, whose translation MAISRSTYGTRRLAVILFALLLAALFLLPSQSQRLLQYVGGPLGQILSLPLAAFSSLDHGISETWDGYVALQGVREENRQLRREIELLKGQNNQLRESVSATQRYEALLNFKEQASFQTVAAHVIGRDATNWYRGVILNKGESDGVRPEMGVVTPAGVVGRIVKANSTSSVVLLVTDPNNAVAGLVQRTRDEGIVEGTSHGRARLKYIPLLSRVQAGDHVVTSGLTGAFPRGLAIGRLTQVEKSEGDLFQSAEIEPEVDLSKLDEVLVITAPYEDADAAQKLLQEIHGDRKKP comes from the coding sequence ATGGCTATCTCGCGCTCAACATACGGCACCAGGCGTCTCGCCGTCATTCTGTTCGCCCTCTTGCTCGCGGCCCTCTTCCTTCTTCCTAGTCAAAGCCAGAGGCTGTTGCAGTACGTCGGTGGGCCGCTCGGACAGATCCTCAGCCTTCCGCTCGCCGCGTTCTCCTCTCTCGATCACGGCATTTCCGAAACCTGGGACGGCTACGTCGCCCTACAGGGGGTCCGTGAAGAAAACCGCCAGCTGCGCCGCGAGATCGAGCTGCTCAAAGGGCAGAACAATCAACTGCGCGAATCCGTTTCGGCGACGCAACGTTACGAGGCCTTGTTGAATTTCAAGGAGCAGGCATCTTTCCAAACCGTGGCGGCTCACGTGATCGGGCGGGACGCCACGAATTGGTACCGAGGGGTGATCCTCAACAAAGGCGAGAGCGACGGGGTGCGCCCTGAAATGGGTGTGGTGACGCCTGCCGGTGTTGTGGGGCGAATCGTGAAGGCCAATTCCACCTCGTCGGTGGTCCTGTTGGTCACCGATCCGAACAATGCGGTTGCGGGCCTGGTGCAGCGCACCCGCGACGAAGGCATCGTCGAAGGGACCAGCCATGGGCGGGCGCGGCTCAAGTATATTCCGTTGTTGTCGCGGGTCCAGGCGGGCGACCACGTCGTAACCTCGGGATTGACGGGTGCCTTTCCGCGCGGTTTGGCGATCGGGCGGTTGACGCAGGTCGAAAAGTCCGAGGGGGATCTGTTTCAGTCGGCGGAAATCGAACCGGAGGTCGATCTGTCGAAGCTGGACGAAGTGTTGGTCATTACGGCGCCCTATGAGGATGCCGACGCCGCGCAGAAGCTGCTTCAGGAGATCCACGGAGATCGAAAGAAGCCATGA